The Streptomyces sp. NBC_01255 genome window below encodes:
- a CDS encoding GerW family sporulation protein yields MTASENAPLEATTADHVSAVLLERLADKLGGRAPGTIVFGEPIVSQDVTVIPVARIGFGFGGNAGQEAGEDSLVGAGVEAKPLGFIEIKDGRTTYKPIRDPWVNVLVPLTGGLLAGAAGAAILSHLARRRRR; encoded by the coding sequence ATGACCGCCTCCGAGAACGCACCGTTGGAAGCGACGACGGCAGACCATGTCTCTGCCGTTCTGCTGGAACGGCTGGCCGACAAGCTCGGCGGCCGGGCCCCGGGCACCATCGTGTTCGGCGAGCCCATCGTGAGCCAGGACGTCACCGTGATCCCTGTGGCGCGCATCGGGTTCGGCTTCGGCGGCAACGCCGGCCAGGAGGCCGGTGAGGACAGCCTGGTCGGCGCCGGGGTCGAAGCGAAACCGCTCGGCTTCATCGAGATCAAAGACGGCAGGACCACGTACAAACCCATCCGCGATCCCTGGGTGAACGTCCTCGTACCACTGACGGGCGGCCTCCTGGCCGGGGCGGCCGGGGCGGCGATCCTGAGCCACCTGGCGCGACGCAGGAGGCGCTGA
- a CDS encoding SSI family serine proteinase inhibitor: MTPSSEVTGHPSPRCSAVNKMVTALAATLLAVGLAPTATAVAPPPTEDTRLHLTAARTQGETEAIGNVWLDCPASDRPAHPHRKEACAALDAAAGDLDRLNTEPDATCTAEYAPVTLTARGTYKGRTVDWTKTYGNNCEATVATGAVFSF, from the coding sequence ATGACCCCATCGAGCGAGGTGACCGGCCACCCGTCCCCGCGTTGTTCCGCAGTGAACAAGATGGTCACCGCCCTCGCCGCCACGCTCCTCGCCGTCGGCCTCGCCCCCACCGCGACCGCCGTCGCACCCCCGCCGACGGAGGACACACGCCTCCATCTCACCGCGGCCCGCACGCAGGGCGAGACTGAGGCGATCGGGAACGTCTGGCTCGACTGCCCCGCCAGCGACCGCCCCGCCCACCCCCACCGCAAGGAGGCCTGCGCCGCCCTCGACGCCGCCGCCGGAGACTTGGACCGCCTGAACACCGAGCCGGACGCCACCTGCACCGCCGAGTACGCCCCCGTCACCCTGACGGCGCGCGGTACGTACAAGGGCCGCACCGTCGACTGGACCAAGACCTACGGCAACAACTGCGAGGCCACCGTCGCCACGGGAGCGGTGTTCTCCTTCTGA
- a CDS encoding metallophosphoesterase family protein, which translates to MLNRVAVLSDIHGVLPALEAVLAEPDVTAADRIVLTGDIAAGPQPTQVLDLLTSFGDRVIWISGNADRELVEYRRGQRDSIPDPIAPWAAEQLREDHLDLLGSLPRQLSLSVTGLGKVLFCHATPRDDEEVVLVDSRLDRWKEVFSGLDTDIRTVVCGHTHMPFVRLAHGLLVINPGSIGMPYGRTGAHWALLGPGVELRTTHFDLEAATTQLCQDSSYPDITEWADYFLHARATDADVLAAFAPRDGRDHSL; encoded by the coding sequence ATGCTGAACCGAGTAGCCGTCCTGTCCGACATCCACGGAGTCCTGCCGGCCCTGGAGGCAGTACTCGCCGAACCAGACGTCACCGCCGCCGATCGCATCGTGCTCACCGGCGACATCGCCGCCGGCCCGCAACCGACCCAGGTTCTCGACCTGCTGACCAGCTTCGGCGACCGCGTCATCTGGATCAGCGGCAACGCCGACCGTGAACTCGTCGAATACCGCCGGGGACAACGCGACTCGATCCCCGACCCGATCGCTCCCTGGGCAGCCGAACAGCTCCGCGAGGACCATCTCGACCTTCTCGGCTCGCTTCCACGACAACTCTCCCTGTCCGTTACTGGCCTGGGAAAGGTGCTGTTCTGCCATGCGACCCCGCGCGACGACGAGGAGGTCGTCCTGGTCGACTCCCGCCTCGACCGCTGGAAGGAAGTCTTCAGCGGACTCGATACCGACATCCGCACCGTGGTCTGCGGCCACACCCATATGCCGTTCGTCCGTCTCGCCCACGGCCTGCTCGTGATCAACCCCGGCAGCATCGGCATGCCCTACGGACGAACCGGAGCACACTGGGCCCTGCTGGGCCCGGGTGTCGAACTCCGCACCACGCACTTCGACCTCGAAGCCGCAACCACCCAGCTGTGCCAGGACTCGTCCTACCCCGACATCACCGAATGGGCCGACTACTTCCTGCACGCTCGCGCGACCGACGCCGACGTCCTCGCGGCCTTCGCCCCACGGGACGGACGCGACCACAGCCTGTGA
- a CDS encoding TetR/AcrR family transcriptional regulator, with protein sequence MSSSPPSRGRPRDPRSHEAIIGATAELVVEVGYAATSIGAVAARAGVGKDTIYRRWPGKPELVFEAVFTTTDDAPPPDTGTLAGDLTALLQGLVDEFRAPAAAAALPGLLADFAADPELKARIRGDFLAPSKDRLLIVFERAVVRGEIAAETPVDLVLDTLAGAVFFHVGLVGEHPDQQLAALLATVVAKGIEVR encoded by the coding sequence ATGAGTTCCTCTCCGCCCTCCAGGGGGCGCCCCAGGGATCCCCGATCACACGAGGCGATCATCGGCGCGACGGCAGAGCTGGTGGTCGAGGTCGGCTACGCCGCGACGTCGATCGGGGCGGTGGCCGCGCGGGCCGGTGTCGGCAAGGACACGATCTACCGGCGGTGGCCGGGCAAACCGGAGTTGGTCTTCGAGGCTGTCTTCACGACCACCGATGACGCTCCGCCCCCGGACACCGGAACGCTGGCCGGGGATCTGACCGCGCTGCTGCAGGGCCTGGTCGACGAGTTCCGCGCGCCTGCCGCCGCGGCGGCACTCCCGGGGCTGCTCGCTGACTTCGCCGCCGATCCGGAATTGAAGGCTCGCATCCGCGGCGACTTCCTGGCCCCTTCGAAGGATCGGCTGCTGATCGTCTTCGAACGCGCCGTGGTGCGCGGGGAGATCGCGGCCGAAACGCCTGTGGACCTGGTCCTGGACACGCTGGCAGGAGCTGTGTTCTTCCACGTAGGGCTGGTCGGGGAGCACCCTGACCAGCAACTGGCCGCGCTGCTGGCCACTGTCGTGGCCAAGGGAATCGAGGTCCGATGA
- a CDS encoding dienelactone hydrolase family protein, whose translation MTTITTRKIEYPADGLTMVGHLALPTGVDRRPAVLIGPEGPGLNDFQRRRADALAELGYVALAFDINGGRWFTDPEEMLARVTPLLTDPDRMRGIGHAALDVLRAETRTDPEQIAAIGYGTGGAIVLELGRDGVDLRAIGTVNALLTGRPGEAARIRCPVWAGVGSEDPIMPPAQRDAFAAEMQAAGVDWRLTVYGGALHAFHHPPVDQKVVPGVGYHPQHAHRAWQDIIGFLAECLPIAE comes from the coding sequence ATGACGACGATCACCACACGCAAAATCGAGTACCCGGCCGACGGCCTGACGATGGTCGGGCACCTCGCACTCCCCACCGGTGTCGACCGCCGGCCCGCAGTCCTGATCGGTCCGGAAGGGCCGGGTCTGAACGACTTCCAACGACGCCGGGCCGATGCCCTCGCCGAACTGGGTTACGTGGCGCTGGCCTTCGACATCAACGGCGGGCGCTGGTTCACCGACCCCGAAGAAATGCTGGCGCGCGTGACCCCGTTACTCACCGACCCCGACCGGATGCGGGGCATCGGCCACGCGGCGCTCGACGTGCTGCGCGCCGAAACACGAACCGACCCCGAGCAGATCGCTGCCATCGGTTACGGCACCGGGGGCGCCATCGTGTTGGAACTCGGACGTGACGGCGTCGACCTGCGCGCCATCGGGACAGTCAACGCACTCTTGACCGGCCGGCCGGGCGAAGCGGCACGTATCCGCTGCCCCGTCTGGGCCGGAGTCGGATCAGAAGACCCGATCATGCCGCCCGCGCAACGAGACGCGTTCGCCGCCGAGATGCAGGCGGCCGGCGTCGACTGGCGCCTCACGGTGTACGGCGGAGCACTGCATGCCTTCCACCACCCGCCTGTCGACCAGAAGGTAGTCCCCGGCGTTGGCTACCACCCGCAACACGCGCACCGAGCCTGGCAGGACATCATCGGCTTCCTGGCCGAATGCCTTCCCATAGCGGAATGA
- a CDS encoding SSI family serine proteinase inhibitor: MNKILTGLLGAGILAAGLAPAASAVGLVEPTLDAHLLLTATRMQGETEVIGFVRLDCPGSEGHDHPLTREACRDLRTADGDLDRLPGQSTAVCSNDSTAVTVTAHGTFRGREIRWERTYEDDCALMLATGPVFDF; the protein is encoded by the coding sequence ATGAACAAGATCCTCACAGGGCTGCTCGGTGCCGGCATCCTCGCCGCAGGCCTCGCTCCCGCCGCATCCGCCGTAGGTCTCGTCGAACCGACCCTGGACGCGCACCTCCTGCTCACCGCCACCCGGATGCAGGGCGAGACCGAGGTCATCGGGTTCGTCCGGCTCGACTGCCCCGGCTCCGAAGGCCACGACCATCCGCTCACACGCGAGGCCTGCCGAGACCTCCGCACGGCCGACGGCGACCTCGACCGTCTGCCGGGGCAGAGCACCGCCGTCTGCTCCAACGACTCCACAGCCGTCACGGTGACCGCGCACGGCACCTTCCGAGGCCGCGAAATCCGCTGGGAACGCACGTATGAGGACGACTGCGCCCTCATGCTCGCGACCGGGCCTGTCTTCGACTTCTGA
- a CDS encoding class I SAM-dependent methyltransferase produces the protein MVEHDAFSAARDAYDTAAPLYAQLFRDTLRDSPLDRAILAAFADVVSASGDVQVADLGCGPGHITAHLDELGLEAFGVDASPAMIELARQANPELRFDVGSMAELDIADGVLGGVLSRWSVIHTPPLELPVILAEFRRVLAPGGHLLMGFSASDDSSHPTQVFDHAVAPAYRWWPDHLAALLRTSGFAEVARMVREPQPTDRRQFQEIHLLARKA, from the coding sequence ATGGTCGAACACGATGCCTTCAGTGCCGCCCGCGACGCCTACGACACTGCTGCCCCTCTCTATGCTCAATTGTTCCGCGACACGCTGCGTGACAGTCCCCTGGACCGCGCGATCTTGGCTGCCTTCGCCGATGTCGTCAGCGCGAGTGGGGACGTCCAGGTCGCGGATCTCGGGTGTGGGCCCGGACATATCACCGCCCATCTGGACGAGCTGGGGCTGGAGGCGTTCGGTGTCGACGCCTCTCCCGCAATGATCGAGCTGGCTCGGCAGGCGAATCCGGAGCTGCGGTTCGACGTCGGCTCCATGGCGGAGTTGGACATCGCTGACGGCGTGCTGGGCGGCGTACTCTCGCGTTGGTCCGTCATCCACACTCCGCCGCTGGAACTCCCGGTCATCTTGGCGGAATTCCGTCGCGTGCTGGCGCCTGGCGGCCACTTGTTGATGGGCTTCTCGGCCAGCGATGACTCTTCTCACCCGACACAGGTCTTCGATCACGCAGTCGCCCCGGCCTACCGGTGGTGGCCTGATCACCTTGCCGCGTTGCTGCGGACATCCGGGTTTGCCGAGGTGGCCCGGATGGTTCGCGAGCCCCAGCCCACGGACCGACGGCAGTTCCAGGAAATCCACCTACTCGCCCGCAAAGCCTGA
- a CDS encoding MMPL family transporter gives MEGRKRIVGWGVLALWVIVLALAAPLAGNLGDVQRDRAVDYLPASADSTQVAKITEQMPGGESTDLVLVYHREGGLTDADRASAAREVEAVAAEHPLTSVPRPVPSEDGTTLLYAVSSTQPGTDEVARDAFVHDVRERVSGEVGGPGALATDASEVYGSLDGPLLYTTVAVVAVLLIVIYRSPFLWLVPLTVAGVADYLSMAVTYALHQGFDISVSGQSTGVMTILVFGAGTDYALLLVSRYREELRRIPRPYDAMVAALRGCGPAVLASSGTVALGMLCLLAADMNSSRGMGPTAAVGVLCALVAMLTLLPALLVVLGRRVFWPLIPAYGSVPKAARRSLFAAMGSSAGRRPLAVLLTGAAALAALALGVLNLPGAIKQEDSFSSTPEAVTAMKTLAAAYPQMGTQPITVVAPKAASGGVLERARATEGVTRAELARSGSGWSEISVVASHAPQSAGETATIRELRSVLGEGVYVGGPSAEQLDMADTSTSDQRIVVPLVLVVVLIVLVVLLRSLVAPLILVAAVVAVWGAALGIGGLVFEGLFGFEGTDPGLVLLSFVFLVALGVDYGIFLMHRMREECLDGLEPGPAALAALRSTGGVIASAGLVLAATFAVLINMPMVQLAELGFVIAVGVLLDTFLVRTYLVTSASVLLGRRVWWPGPLAKKPASTAGSESERLPVGV, from the coding sequence ATGGAAGGGCGCAAGAGGATCGTCGGCTGGGGGGTGTTGGCGTTGTGGGTGATCGTGCTCGCTCTCGCCGCGCCCCTCGCGGGCAATCTCGGTGATGTACAGCGTGACAGGGCCGTCGACTACCTGCCGGCGAGTGCCGACTCGACTCAGGTCGCGAAGATCACCGAGCAGATGCCGGGCGGGGAGTCCACCGACCTCGTCCTCGTCTATCACCGCGAGGGTGGGCTCACCGACGCCGACCGGGCGAGTGCCGCTCGGGAAGTGGAGGCGGTCGCCGCCGAGCACCCGCTCACCTCGGTTCCGCGTCCGGTTCCCTCCGAGGACGGGACGACCCTTCTGTACGCGGTGTCCAGTACCCAGCCCGGGACGGACGAGGTGGCCAGGGACGCCTTCGTCCACGACGTCCGCGAGAGAGTGAGCGGTGAGGTCGGCGGGCCCGGTGCCCTGGCCACGGACGCGAGCGAGGTGTACGGCTCTCTCGACGGGCCGTTGCTCTACACGACCGTCGCGGTCGTGGCGGTCCTGCTGATCGTCATCTACCGCAGTCCGTTCCTCTGGCTCGTGCCGCTGACCGTCGCCGGGGTCGCCGACTATCTGTCGATGGCCGTCACCTACGCCCTGCACCAGGGCTTCGACATCAGCGTCTCCGGCCAGAGCACCGGTGTGATGACGATCCTCGTCTTCGGTGCGGGAACCGACTACGCGCTGCTGCTCGTGTCCCGGTACCGCGAGGAACTGCGCCGGATTCCCCGCCCGTACGACGCCATGGTCGCCGCCCTGCGCGGCTGTGGGCCCGCCGTCCTCGCGTCGTCGGGGACCGTGGCGCTGGGCATGCTCTGCCTGCTGGCCGCCGACATGAACAGCAGCCGGGGCATGGGGCCCACGGCGGCCGTCGGTGTCCTGTGCGCGCTCGTCGCGATGCTGACGCTGCTTCCGGCCTTGCTCGTCGTGCTCGGGCGGCGGGTGTTCTGGCCGCTGATCCCGGCGTACGGGAGTGTGCCGAAGGCCGCGCGCCGTTCTCTGTTCGCCGCCATGGGCTCCTCCGCCGGCCGGCGTCCCCTCGCCGTCCTGCTCACCGGTGCCGCCGCTCTGGCGGCCCTGGCGCTCGGTGTGCTGAACCTGCCCGGGGCCATCAAGCAGGAGGACTCCTTCAGTTCCACCCCGGAGGCCGTCACGGCGATGAAGACGCTGGCCGCCGCGTATCCCCAGATGGGCACCCAGCCCATCACGGTCGTCGCGCCCAAGGCGGCTTCCGGCGGGGTGCTGGAGCGGGCCCGTGCGACCGAGGGGGTCACGCGAGCCGAACTCGCGCGCAGCGGCAGCGGCTGGAGCGAGATCTCCGTCGTCGCGTCGCATGCGCCGCAGTCCGCGGGCGAGACCGCCACGATCAGGGAGCTGCGCTCGGTGCTCGGCGAGGGGGTGTACGTCGGCGGGCCCAGCGCCGAGCAGCTCGACATGGCCGACACCAGTACCAGCGACCAAAGGATCGTCGTACCGCTCGTCCTCGTCGTGGTGCTGATCGTGCTTGTCGTGCTGCTGCGCAGTCTCGTCGCACCGCTGATCCTGGTCGCCGCGGTCGTCGCGGTCTGGGGCGCGGCCCTCGGCATCGGCGGTCTCGTCTTCGAGGGGCTCTTCGGCTTCGAGGGCACTGATCCGGGCTTGGTGCTGCTCTCCTTCGTCTTCCTCGTCGCCCTCGGCGTCGACTACGGCATCTTCCTCATGCATCGGATGCGCGAGGAGTGCCTCGATGGGCTGGAGCCGGGGCCGGCGGCCTTGGCCGCGCTGCGCTCGACCGGCGGTGTGATCGCCTCGGCGGGGCTCGTGCTCGCCGCCACCTTCGCGGTCCTCATCAACATGCCGATGGTGCAACTGGCCGAGCTCGGCTTCGTCATCGCGGTCGGCGTCCTCCTCGACACCTTCCTGGTCCGTACGTATCTCGTGACCAGTGCGAGCGTGCTCCTCGGTCGCCGGGTGTGGTGGCCGGGTCCCTTGGCCAAGAAGCCCGCGTCAACGGCCGGTTCAGAGTCCGAGCGGCTGCCCGTAGGGGTCTGA
- a CDS encoding sensor histidine kinase, with protein MDFAAAFTRDPQAAPYPVRCDATAAAVFAVLAGVLALTVDDGRRPDLVGWALLLAAHVPLAWRRKAPLPVLLAVVAVVAPYHALDYMHLAPIPASMTALYTVAATGRPRRTVLVALIVTSVTLTIQLVVNPHEMVELLRVSGWVIAMLVFGASIRLYRQLVAGVMERAERDAERKVVEERLRIARDLHDLLAHSITLIGVQTSVAAHVLVATPDRLDREALVRALDEIAETCRDARAEVRTTLDVLRAAPEGPLPDLASLPDLVRTSGADLTVRTGTAKVPAAVGAAAYRIVQESLTNAVRHAGRGAGVRVDVGLVEEELTVRVTNGGVGGGGGAGGLDALGEPDGDGGLHGLDGVGGVHGSGREEGAGYGIIGMRERARSVGGTLSAGPREGGGFEVSARLPLTVGKVAV; from the coding sequence ATGGACTTCGCAGCGGCTTTCACCCGTGACCCGCAGGCCGCACCGTATCCGGTGCGGTGTGACGCGACGGCCGCCGCGGTCTTCGCGGTGCTCGCCGGAGTGCTCGCGCTCACGGTCGACGACGGCCGCCGGCCGGACCTCGTCGGCTGGGCGCTGCTGCTCGCCGCGCACGTCCCGCTGGCCTGGCGGCGCAAGGCCCCCCTGCCGGTGCTCCTTGCCGTCGTGGCCGTCGTCGCCCCGTACCACGCGCTCGACTACATGCACCTCGCACCGATACCGGCCTCCATGACCGCCTTGTACACGGTCGCGGCGACCGGTCGGCCCCGGCGGACGGTGCTCGTGGCGCTCATCGTCACCTCCGTCACGCTCACCATCCAGCTCGTCGTCAACCCGCACGAAATGGTGGAGCTGCTCAGAGTCTCGGGCTGGGTGATCGCGATGCTCGTCTTCGGCGCGAGCATCCGGCTCTACCGGCAGCTGGTTGCCGGTGTGATGGAGCGGGCCGAGCGGGATGCGGAGCGGAAGGTCGTCGAGGAACGGCTGCGGATAGCCAGAGACCTCCATGACCTCCTCGCCCACTCCATCACCCTCATCGGTGTGCAGACGTCCGTCGCCGCGCACGTGCTGGTGGCCACACCGGACCGGCTCGACCGGGAGGCGCTCGTCCGGGCGCTCGACGAGATCGCCGAAACGTGCCGGGACGCCCGCGCCGAGGTGCGTACGACCCTGGACGTCCTGCGGGCCGCCCCGGAGGGCCCGTTGCCGGACCTGGCCTCACTGCCCGACCTCGTTCGGACCTCGGGCGCCGATCTGACGGTACGGACGGGGACGGCGAAGGTTCCCGCGGCGGTCGGCGCGGCGGCCTACCGGATCGTGCAGGAATCACTGACCAACGCCGTACGGCACGCGGGCCGGGGAGCGGGCGTGCGGGTCGATGTCGGGCTGGTGGAGGAGGAGTTGACCGTGAGAGTGACCAACGGGGGTGTCGGCGGAGGGGGCGGGGCCGGCGGTTTGGACGCCCTCGGTGAGCCTGATGGTGATGGCGGGCTGCATGGTCTTGATGGTGTGGGTGGTGTGCATGGCTCCGGTCGAGAGGAGGGGGCGGGGTACGGGATCATCGGGATGCGGGAGCGGGCCAGGAGCGTGGGCGGCACCCTGAGTGCGGGCCCGCGCGAAGGCGGGGGTTTCGAGGTGTCGGCGCGGCTGCCGCTCACGGTGGGGAAGGTGGCGGTGTGA
- a CDS encoding response regulator, which produces MIRVLLADDQNLVRASFAMLVESAPDMEVVGQAANGKEAVELARSARADVVVMDVRMPELDGISATRLIAADEDLAGVRVLVLTTYDTDEHVMEALRAGASGFAVKDIRPAELLAAIRTVAAGEALLSPGPTSRLIARALALPQAPAMGGPEGLTDREREVLTLVGRGLNNTEIAEALGLSPLTAKTHVSRIMGKLAARDRAQLVIVAYESGLVTPGR; this is translated from the coding sequence GTGATCCGGGTCCTGCTCGCGGACGACCAGAATCTCGTGAGGGCGTCGTTCGCGATGCTTGTCGAGTCGGCGCCGGACATGGAGGTCGTGGGACAGGCGGCCAACGGCAAGGAGGCGGTGGAGCTGGCCCGTTCGGCGCGGGCCGACGTGGTGGTGATGGACGTCCGGATGCCCGAGCTCGACGGCATCAGTGCGACCCGGCTCATCGCCGCCGACGAGGACCTGGCCGGGGTGAGGGTGCTGGTCCTGACGACGTACGACACGGACGAGCACGTCATGGAGGCGCTGCGGGCGGGCGCGTCGGGCTTCGCGGTCAAGGACATCCGCCCGGCCGAACTCCTCGCCGCGATCCGTACGGTCGCGGCCGGCGAGGCTCTGCTGTCTCCGGGCCCGACGTCTCGGCTGATCGCCCGGGCCCTGGCGCTCCCCCAGGCCCCGGCGATGGGCGGACCGGAAGGCCTGACAGATCGTGAACGCGAGGTCCTGACCCTGGTGGGTCGGGGCCTGAACAATACGGAGATCGCTGAAGCACTGGGGCTCTCGCCCCTCACGGCGAAGACCCATGTCAGCCGGATCATGGGAAAGCTGGCAGCGCGGGACCGCGCCCAACTGGTCATCGTCGCCTACGAGTCGGGGCTGGTGACTCCTGGTCGCTGA
- a CDS encoding AfsR/SARP family transcriptional regulator, whose translation MRFNLIGPFQIVGDDGGILPAGSPKVSQVLAVLLAHANAPVTPDTLIRELWQHSPPRSALNTVQTYVHHARRLLALPDARPDGPSDGGPSGGGRPVLSTQFGGYTLHVDEAAVDIKVFEQLVARGKEEFLAGRYEAAGGAVGTALGLWRGPVLSNVPTGSVLAGRIVHLEELRIRALELRIETAHLLGRLRQLIPELRTLVHDYPLNEWFHGQLIAALHQAGRRAEALDAYRSIRRLLRDELGLEPSPDVQRLHERVLSPLRIPWESGGVAPPQREPAHPG comes from the coding sequence GTGCGATTCAACCTCATCGGACCGTTTCAGATCGTCGGCGACGACGGCGGGATTCTTCCGGCGGGCAGCCCCAAGGTCTCCCAGGTCCTGGCCGTGCTCCTCGCTCATGCCAACGCCCCCGTCACGCCGGACACCCTCATCCGGGAACTGTGGCAGCACAGCCCGCCGCGCTCGGCCCTCAACACCGTGCAGACCTACGTGCACCACGCACGCCGGCTGCTCGCCTTACCGGACGCCCGCCCGGACGGCCCCTCGGACGGCGGCCCCTCGGGCGGCGGCCGCCCCGTGCTGAGCACGCAGTTCGGCGGATACACGCTGCACGTCGACGAGGCGGCCGTAGACATCAAGGTCTTCGAGCAGTTGGTCGCCCGCGGGAAGGAGGAGTTCCTGGCGGGCCGGTACGAGGCGGCGGGCGGGGCGGTCGGCACCGCGCTCGGCCTGTGGCGCGGCCCGGTGCTTTCCAACGTGCCGACGGGCAGCGTCCTCGCCGGCAGGATCGTCCATCTGGAGGAGCTGAGGATCAGGGCGCTGGAGCTGAGGATCGAGACCGCACACCTGCTCGGGCGGCTCCGTCAACTCATCCCCGAGCTGCGCACGCTCGTCCACGACTACCCGCTCAACGAATGGTTCCACGGCCAGTTGATCGCCGCCCTGCATCAGGCCGGGCGGCGCGCCGAGGCACTGGACGCCTACCGGAGCATCCGGCGCCTGCTGCGGGACGAGCTGGGGCTCGAACCGTCGCCCGATGTCCAGCGGTTGCACGAGCGGGTACTCAGCCCTCTCCGGATCCCGTGGGAAAGCGGCGGCGTCGCGCCGCCCCAGAGGGAGCCCGCTCACCCGGGATGA
- a CDS encoding ScbR family autoregulator-binding transcription factor: MAQQERAIRTRKVILEAAAAIFDERGYEATTIAEVLERAEVTKGALYFHFPSKGDLARGVLAAAVTTDGVRPHDLKLQEMVDTLLLLAYRLPREPMLSAALRMAVDPQSRRQFGTAWPDWTELMAGFLKDAKTRGEVLAHTDEEEIARMIVSTWTGVRVVTEGLPGTYDLAGEISLLIRLLLAGVATPAVLPRLEVSAARAAHLYDDMPAWRVETAGSAAGITH, translated from the coding sequence GTGGCGCAGCAGGAGCGGGCGATCCGTACCCGGAAGGTCATCCTGGAGGCCGCCGCGGCGATCTTCGACGAGCGTGGCTACGAGGCGACGACCATCGCCGAGGTCCTGGAGCGGGCCGAAGTGACCAAGGGGGCCCTGTACTTCCACTTCCCGTCCAAGGGGGACCTGGCGCGCGGCGTCCTGGCCGCCGCCGTGACCACCGACGGCGTCCGCCCGCACGACCTCAAGCTGCAGGAGATGGTCGACACCCTCCTGCTGCTGGCCTATCGATTGCCCCGTGAGCCGATGCTCAGCGCCGCCCTGCGGATGGCGGTCGACCCCCAGTCGCGCCGTCAGTTCGGCACGGCCTGGCCCGACTGGACCGAGCTGATGGCCGGCTTCCTCAAGGACGCCAAGACGCGGGGTGAGGTCCTTGCGCACACCGACGAGGAAGAGATCGCCCGCATGATCGTGTCCACCTGGACGGGAGTCCGGGTGGTGACCGAGGGCCTCCCCGGCACGTACGACCTGGCAGGCGAGATCTCCCTGCTCATCCGACTCCTCCTGGCGGGCGTCGCGACCCCTGCCGTCCTGCCCCGCCTGGAAGTCTCGGCCGCCCGCGCCGCTCACCTCTACGACGACATGCCGGCCTGGCGTGTCGAGACGGCAGGGTCCGCCGCCGGCATCACCCACTGA
- a CDS encoding pyridoxamine 5'-phosphate oxidase family protein: MPAATVESFSEIEDKFFAYIQDIVYCTMITVDRKSRPRARVLLPVWEMVDGKPVGWLAAYKTPVKAAHLAHNPHTTYSYWNPRQNAVFIDSVSTWATDPESRQYAWDLYRKGSPAGVGYDPIGFWRGGPEDPGYHVLRIDPWRVQVLRGSDLKSRIWTDGDRR; this comes from the coding sequence ATGCCTGCAGCCACCGTGGAATCCTTCTCGGAAATCGAGGACAAATTCTTCGCCTACATCCAGGACATCGTCTACTGCACCATGATCACAGTGGACAGGAAATCGCGCCCGAGGGCCCGTGTGCTGCTGCCCGTCTGGGAAATGGTCGACGGAAAGCCGGTGGGTTGGCTGGCGGCCTACAAGACCCCCGTCAAGGCTGCCCACCTGGCCCACAACCCGCATACGACGTACTCGTACTGGAACCCCCGGCAGAACGCCGTGTTCATCGACAGCGTCTCCACCTGGGCCACGGACCCGGAATCCCGGCAGTACGCCTGGGACCTCTACCGCAAGGGAAGTCCCGCGGGCGTCGGCTACGACCCGATCGGGTTCTGGCGCGGCGGCCCCGAGGACCCCGGCTACCACGTCCTGCGCATCGATCCCTGGCGGGTGCAGGTGCTTCGCGGCTCGGACCTGAAGAGCCGCATCTGGACCGACGGGGACCGCCGCTGA